Proteins from a genomic interval of Gluconacetobacter diazotrophicus PA1 5:
- a CDS encoding carbohydrate porin translates to MIRTVFGAAVVLSISGLMLSDGSARAQSTQSDVVATTRPVVVGGYANRVPARLVPAPAPKQAVPATTSSKQAAAAHVYVPPSLLAGYFPPSYEEWIRGSTMTGDWGGLRTHLEDRGVHIQGHFLEDASGNPVGGKYAGVRYAHEFGLGADINFARLIHHDIGVLHILLTERAGLSLAAGPLGGAVDSVQQIFGSGETVRITRLSLEKQFNRYVSMEAGWINTENDFGQSTMHWGMSIYCQFQTNAICGMPQGLAMNGGYGWYPTAHPGAWLKLYPAGNDHYLVSAGIYNVDNTISNTHNGFKLGLDDTTGVYLPFQLGWHHGNDYTGDMDGNIRIGGYWDTSEVPIVTSKAGAYQPASVELIDLPTTQIRGRFGGWFEGDQMIQRDQSGSGRGTVIFGSFIWGDPRTALSPYFATWGIIRKGTLPNRPNDTISFGGKIAVLNPKMAQYAGMLQQQGQKAIRPSNEPAIELNYGWRPTPWATLRPGLQYVWHPGGTNRYANAFIIDMETGLTF, encoded by the coding sequence ATGATTCGTACTGTGTTCGGGGCGGCGGTCGTGCTGTCCATATCCGGCCTGATGCTATCCGACGGGTCCGCTCGCGCGCAGTCCACCCAGTCCGACGTCGTGGCGACCACGCGGCCGGTCGTGGTGGGCGGCTATGCGAATCGGGTCCCGGCACGGCTTGTCCCCGCTCCCGCCCCGAAACAGGCCGTCCCGGCAACCACGTCCTCGAAACAGGCCGCGGCGGCGCACGTCTATGTGCCCCCGTCCTTGCTGGCGGGCTATTTCCCGCCCAGTTACGAGGAATGGATTCGCGGCAGCACCATGACGGGCGACTGGGGCGGGCTGCGTACCCATCTGGAAGATCGCGGCGTGCATATCCAGGGGCATTTCCTGGAAGACGCATCCGGCAATCCGGTGGGCGGAAAATATGCCGGTGTCCGCTACGCGCATGAATTCGGGCTGGGCGCCGACATCAATTTCGCCAGGCTGATCCATCATGACATCGGCGTCCTGCATATTCTGCTGACCGAACGCGCGGGCCTCAGCCTGGCGGCGGGCCCGCTGGGCGGCGCGGTGGATTCCGTGCAGCAGATCTTCGGCTCGGGCGAGACCGTGCGCATCACCCGCCTGTCGCTGGAAAAGCAGTTCAATCGCTACGTCTCGATGGAAGCCGGCTGGATCAACACCGAAAACGATTTCGGGCAGTCCACCATGCATTGGGGCATGTCGATCTACTGCCAGTTCCAGACCAACGCGATCTGCGGCATGCCGCAGGGGCTGGCGATGAATGGCGGCTATGGCTGGTATCCCACGGCCCATCCGGGCGCGTGGCTGAAGCTCTATCCGGCCGGCAACGACCATTATCTGGTGTCGGCGGGTATCTATAACGTCGATAACACCATCTCGAACACCCATAACGGCTTCAAGCTGGGCCTGGACGATACGACGGGCGTCTACCTGCCGTTCCAGCTCGGCTGGCACCACGGCAACGACTATACCGGCGACATGGACGGCAATATCCGCATCGGCGGATACTGGGACACGTCCGAGGTCCCGATCGTCACCTCCAAGGCCGGGGCCTATCAGCCGGCGAGCGTCGAACTGATCGACCTGCCGACCACCCAGATCCGCGGCCGCTTCGGCGGCTGGTTCGAAGGTGACCAGATGATCCAGCGCGACCAGTCCGGCAGCGGCCGGGGTACGGTCATTTTCGGGTCGTTCATCTGGGGCGATCCGCGCACCGCGCTGTCGCCGTATTTCGCGACCTGGGGCATCATCCGCAAGGGAACGCTCCCCAATCGTCCGAACGATACGATCAGCTTCGGCGGCAAGATCGCGGTGCTGAATCCCAAGATGGCGCAATATGCGGGCATGCTGCAGCAGCAGGGCCAGAAGGCGATCCGCCCTTCGAACGAACCGGCCATCGAACTGAACTATGGCTGGCGGCCGACCCCGTGGGCCACGTTGCGCCCCGGCCTGCAATATGTCTGGCACCCGGGCGGCACCAACCGCTACGCCAACGCCTTCATCATAGACATGGAAACCGGCCTCACATTCTAA
- a CDS encoding AAA family ATPase, with product MILHGLEVEQVRRFADPVRLAGLGPGLNLLGAPNESGKSTLLAALRAVFLLQHGSKSRPIADLQPYGGKGAPRIAVDFTVDGTMWRLEKRFLHRPFAQLSGDGATFQGDAAEARLHALIGVESGKRGTEALGLMNALWVGQGHSLAQPDFSDPARTTLRACLESDLGAMTGGEAAERILARVLADLSVLLDGRGNPKGRYRAAIEGEQAASDELARLQTRRQVLEDDLQAMADLRRRLAREDDSDRREKEREHLAEARRQRDRLRDHDARHRAARAALDHATARLAAVRQDVARRAEWRQALDAQSARRADLAEALAAARAAHDAAQTAQAARMRAVQDADAHRLSARRALDRATRRVERTRLEQERRDAAASLDRLDQAAQAVTRAAARLSACTVDEARMTAIRQAARAVQAARAASQAQATMLDVVLEGTGAGRLKLDGRVLGSGRVQVTDTARLHIAGIGTVSIEPASHDRERLRADAARADHALRQALDAAGCVDPDAAEAALAERRQADLAFQAAQTTLAGLLVAADRSPAAAMTEGRRRLAELEARIARHGDEDGNPAAGQDPAEALERASDAMQAAEDRHAAANQALFAPDETLRLAAAELGRLEGDHRLAQDAASRLTHDLAAARAAESDDALSARLAAEDAAMREAGQALHRIEETRPDGTEALADAAIQRLERAIQDGSARLAALKQDMAAREARIRAAEGDGLDERIAAQDRLRDSHAAERAACAREVAILHCLRDAVAGAARAATERYLAPLSRAIQPALAALFPRAVATVDPDFRVSGLTRRVGEPFENLSDGTREQIAVLVRLGLAELLRARGRPAMLVLDDALTWSDAGRLDRMFDILADAATRVQVLILTCRTELFTGLGARALTIESATPS from the coding sequence ATGATTCTGCATGGGCTGGAGGTCGAACAGGTCCGGCGCTTCGCCGATCCGGTGCGCCTGGCGGGGCTGGGGCCGGGGCTGAACCTGCTGGGGGCGCCGAACGAATCCGGCAAATCGACCCTGCTGGCCGCGTTGCGCGCCGTCTTCCTGTTGCAGCACGGCTCCAAGAGCCGGCCGATCGCCGACCTGCAACCCTATGGCGGCAAGGGCGCGCCCCGGATCGCGGTCGACTTCACCGTGGACGGCACGATGTGGCGGCTGGAAAAGCGCTTCCTGCACCGGCCCTTCGCCCAGTTGAGCGGTGACGGCGCGACCTTCCAGGGCGATGCGGCGGAGGCCCGCCTGCATGCCCTGATCGGCGTCGAGTCCGGCAAGCGCGGGACCGAGGCGCTGGGCCTGATGAATGCCCTGTGGGTCGGGCAGGGCCACAGCCTGGCCCAGCCCGATTTTTCCGACCCCGCGCGGACGACCCTGCGCGCCTGCCTGGAATCCGACCTCGGCGCCATGACGGGCGGCGAGGCCGCCGAACGCATCCTGGCGCGGGTGCTGGCCGACCTGTCGGTGCTGCTGGACGGGCGCGGCAATCCCAAGGGGCGCTATCGCGCGGCGATCGAGGGCGAGCAGGCGGCGTCCGACGAACTGGCCCGCCTGCAGACCCGCCGGCAGGTGCTGGAGGACGATCTGCAGGCCATGGCCGACCTGCGCCGCCGCCTGGCGCGCGAGGACGATTCCGACCGGCGCGAGAAGGAGCGCGAGCATCTGGCCGAGGCCCGGCGGCAACGCGATCGGCTGCGCGACCATGACGCCCGGCACCGTGCCGCGCGCGCCGCGCTGGACCACGCGACGGCGCGGCTGGCCGCTGTGCGGCAGGATGTGGCCCGCCGTGCCGAATGGCGGCAGGCGCTGGATGCCCAGTCGGCGCGCAGGGCGGACCTGGCCGAGGCGCTGGCGGCGGCGCGGGCGGCCCATGACGCGGCCCAGACCGCCCAGGCCGCGCGCATGCGGGCGGTCCAGGATGCCGACGCACACCGCCTGTCGGCCCGGCGCGCCCTGGACCGGGCCACGCGGCGGGTGGAGCGGACGCGGCTGGAACAGGAACGGCGCGATGCGGCGGCGTCGCTCGACCGGCTGGACCAGGCGGCGCAGGCGGTGACGCGGGCGGCGGCCCGCCTGTCCGCCTGCACGGTCGACGAGGCCCGGATGACCGCGATCCGCCAGGCCGCCCGCGCCGTCCAGGCCGCCCGCGCCGCCAGCCAGGCGCAGGCGACGATGCTGGACGTGGTGCTGGAGGGCACGGGCGCCGGACGGCTGAAGCTGGACGGCCGCGTGCTGGGTTCCGGCCGCGTTCAGGTGACGGACACCGCCCGGTTGCACATCGCGGGTATCGGCACCGTATCCATCGAACCCGCCAGCCATGACCGCGAACGGCTGCGCGCCGACGCGGCAAGGGCCGACCACGCCCTGCGCCAGGCGCTGGACGCCGCGGGCTGCGTCGATCCCGACGCGGCCGAGGCCGCCCTGGCCGAACGCCGCCAGGCCGACCTGGCCTTCCAGGCGGCGCAGACGACGCTGGCCGGCCTGCTGGTGGCCGCCGACCGGTCGCCCGCCGCGGCCATGACCGAGGGCCGCCGCCGTCTGGCCGAACTGGAGGCGCGGATCGCCCGGCACGGCGATGAGGACGGGAACCCCGCCGCCGGACAGGACCCCGCCGAGGCGCTGGAGCGGGCCAGCGATGCCATGCAGGCGGCCGAGGACCGCCACGCCGCGGCCAACCAGGCCCTGTTCGCGCCCGACGAAACCCTGCGCCTGGCGGCCGCCGAACTGGGGCGCCTGGAAGGCGACCACCGCCTGGCGCAGGATGCCGCGTCCCGGCTGACGCACGACCTGGCGGCGGCCCGCGCCGCCGAGTCGGACGACGCGCTATCCGCCCGGCTGGCGGCGGAAGACGCTGCGATGCGTGAGGCCGGACAGGCGCTGCACCGGATCGAGGAAACCCGGCCCGACGGCACGGAGGCCCTGGCCGACGCCGCGATCCAACGCCTGGAGCGCGCGATCCAGGACGGAAGCGCCCGCCTGGCGGCACTGAAACAGGACATGGCGGCGCGCGAGGCCCGGATCCGCGCGGCCGAGGGCGACGGCCTGGACGAACGGATCGCCGCCCAGGACAGATTGCGGGACTCCCACGCCGCCGAACGCGCGGCCTGCGCGCGCGAGGTCGCGATCCTGCACTGCCTGCGCGACGCGGTGGCGGGCGCGGCCCGGGCGGCGACGGAACGCTATCTGGCCCCGCTCAGCCGGGCGATCCAGCCGGCGCTGGCCGCGCTCTTTCCCCGGGCGGTGGCGACCGTGGACCCGGATTTCCGCGTCTCGGGCCTGACCCGGCGCGTCGGCGAGCCGTTCGAAAACCTCTCGGACGGCACGCGCGAGCAGATCGCGGTGCTGGTGCGGCTGGGACTGGCGGAATTGCTGCGCGCGCGCGGGCGTCCGGCCATGCTGGTGCTGGATGATGCCCTGACCTGGTCCGATGCCGGCCGGCTGGACCGTATGTTCGATATCCTGGCTGATGCGGCCACCCGCGTGCAGGTCCTGATCCTGACCTGCCGGACCGAACTGTTTACCGGCCTGGGAGCGCGTGCCCTGACGATTGAGTCCGCAACGCCATCGTAA